In Zingiber officinale cultivar Zhangliang chromosome 6A, Zo_v1.1, whole genome shotgun sequence, a single genomic region encodes these proteins:
- the LOC121994829 gene encoding uncharacterized protein LOC121994829: MLEEALSEQKEMRSEIKQLTQRLENLEKHQKMQDSQIAQIAQSVSRAQGTFPGKPYLNLVEHYNRIELWSGRTVGNPQIMTQMGLNSEKELTPLMPNQTQNRDGEVKGDYETVALIENCSALLMVNPPPKLQDSGSFPIPCKIDSELIPRAFCDLGASVSLLLYSLCKKLGFQNIELTTMALQLADHSCRYPMGIVEDVPVEVGGCIVPTDFIILDMEEDPKIPIILGRPFIATAGVIIDVKSHKLSLEIGKGKIEFDLSNSSICNPLPREILTKLAHTKKGSTVPMRDPLQQAVRNTSILHERN; this comes from the exons atgcttgaggaagctctctcggagcaaaaggagatgaGGAGCGAGATCAAACAACTGACTCAGAGGCTGGAGAACTTGGAAAAACACCAGaagatgcaagacagccagaTAGCCCAGATAGCTCAGTCCGTCTCGAGAGCACAGGGTACATTCCCAGGGAAACCATATTTAAATCTGGTAGAACACTACAATCGCATTGAGCTGTGGAGCGGACGTACTGTGGGAAACCCCCAAATCATGACTCAGATGGGGCTTAACTCAGAAAAAGAACTCACTCCCCTAATGCCCAATCAGACGCAAAACAGGGATGGAGAAGTG AAGGGCGACTACGAGACTGTAGCACTGATAGAGAATTGCAGCGCCCTCCTTATGGTGAATCCTCCACCCAAGCTTCAGGACTCAGGAAGTTTCCCCATACCATGTAAAATTGATTCTGAACTTATACCAAGAGCTTTCTGTGACTTGGGAGCCAGTGTCAGCCTGCTCTTGTACTCTCTATGCAAGAAGCTAGGTTTCCAGAACATTGAATTGACTACAATGGCACTGCAACtagctgaccattcatgcagGTACCCGATGGGAATAGTGGAGGATGTACCAGTTGAAGTAGGTGGATGCATAGTTCCTACAGACTTCATTATCTTGGACATGGAGGAAGAtcccaagataccgatcatccttggaagaccattcatTGCCACGGCTGGGGTCATCATCGATGTAAAAAGCCATAAGTTGTCCTTGGAGATCGGTAAGGGAAAGATTGAATTTGATTTGtccaattcttccatatgcaaccCCCTTCCCAGGGAAATTCTCACAAAATTAGCACATACAAAGAAGGGGAGTACAGTTCCTATGAGAGATCCCCTCCAGCAAGCAGTGAGAAATACATCTATCCTGCACGAGCGAAACTGA